Genomic segment of Truepera radiovictrix DSM 17093:
CAGCGTGTCGACCGCCAGGGCCGCCGGCCCGCTCGCGTTGGTGACCACCCCGACCCGCGGTCCACGGGGGAGGGGTTGGTGCGCCAGCAACGAGGCGACGTCAAACAGCTCCTCGAAGGTCTCCGTGCGGATCACCCCGGTCTGCTGAAAGAGCGCGTCCGCGGCCCGCTCGCTGAGCCCCCCTTCGGCGGCGGTCGCCGCGTCCAGGGGCGCGCGCCCCGCTTTAACCGCCAAGATGGGCTTTTTGCGGCCCACGCGGCGCGCGAGCCGCGCGAAACGGCGCGGGTTCCCGAACGAGGCCAAGTAGAGCAGGATCAGCTTCGTCGCCTCGTCGTCCTCCCAGTACTGCAGCAGATCGTTGCTGGAAACGTCCGCCTTGTTGCCCAAGCTCACGAAGCTCGAGAGCCCCAACCCCGCCGCCGCCGCGTGCTCCAAGATCGCGAGCCCCAGCGCGCCCGACTGCGACGACACCGCGACCGACCCCGCCGGTGGGGGGTGGGGGGCGAGGCTGGCGTTAAGGCCGACGCTTAGGTTGATCACGCCCAGGCTGTTGGGGCCGATCAGCCGCATGCCGTGCGCCCGCGAGCGCTCCGCGATCCCCTCCTGGAGCGCTCGCCCCGCCGCTCCGGTCTCGGCGAAGCCGGTCGTGACCACCACGAGCGCCCGCACCCCCGCCGCGCCGCAGGCGTCGACGGCCGCCAAAACCTGCTCGGGCGGGAGCGCGATAATCGCGAGGTCGGGGGGCTCCGGCAGGGCGGCTACGGAGGGTGCGGCGCCCTCGAGGTTGGGGTTGACGAGCGTCACCTCACCGGCAAAGGGCTGCGCGCGCAGGTGTTTGAGCAGCCGCTGCGAGGCGCTTTTGGGGGAGGTCGAGGCGCCGATCACCGCGACCCGGCGGGGGTGAAAAAAGGGGTAGAGCGAGGCGACGGTCGCGACGCGCTCGCGCAGCTCCATGCGCTCGACGCTCTCGCGGCTCGGCAAGATGGAGAAGTTCACCTCGACGTCGCCGTACTCGAGCCGCCTCTCGACCGCGAAGCCGCTGCTACCGAACATGCTGATCATCGGGCGGTTGCGCGCCATCGTCACGGCGGTAAAGCGCGTGATGCCGTGGCGCGCCGCGACCAGCGCGAGCCGCTCGAGAATGAGCGTGCCTAGGCCCTTGCCGTGAAAGGCGTCGTCGACCAAAAACGCGACCTCGGCGACCTCGGCGTCGGGGCTTTCGCGGACGTACTCGCCGGTCGCCAGCAGCCGCGGGTGCGCCGCGTCGCCGGCGAGCACAAAGAGGACGAGCTTGTTCTCGCGCGGCTCGGGCGCCAACATCCGCTCGGCAGCGACCTCGATGGGGGTCTCCGCGTAGAAGCGGCGGACGTACGACTCTTTGGAGATGCTCCGCAAAAAGGTGCAGAGCAGCTCGAAGTCCTCCGGCGTCGCGGGCCGCAAGGTCGCGGTGCTGCCGTCGCGCAAGATGACCTGTCCGGCGTCGGGTGCCCCCTGCGGCTCCGGCGCCTGGTAGTAGCGCGCGTCACCCTCTCGGTCAGCCTGGCTCATCGGACCCCCTTCGCCCTACAGTCTACAGGTGGGCCCCAAAGTTCCTCTACCCAGAAGGCGCTCACCGGCGCGTATAGTGAGCGCGTGTCACGTCCTATCCACAGCAGCGACCCAAACCACCCCGGTAAGGTCGCGGACAACCACCCTGACATGACCGGCGCCGACCGGGGCGACCAACCTGGCGCCGCCAGCGTCCGTCAGCGGCTCTGGGGGGCGCAGCGCGCGGCGATCGAGGGCGCCCTCCACACCCTCGACCCCGACCTCGCCGCGCTCATCACCGACGTCGTCTACGAGACCGTCTTGGCGCGCCCCGGGCTCGACCTCAAAACGCGCGAGCTGCTCGCCGTCACCGCCCTGATCGGCGTCGGGGGCGAGCGGGAGCTCAAGACGCACCTGCGCGGCGCGCTGCGCTGCGGCGCCACCGTCGGCGAGCTCAAAGAGGTGATCATCCAGGCGGCGATGTTCGTGGGCTTTCCCAAAGCGCTCGCCGCCATGCGGGCGCTAAGGGGGCTCGAGCCCCCCCCGGCGCCGGACGCCGCCGAGGTCGGCTGAGCTCAGCGCGGCTCGAGCAGCATCTTGGCGGTGCACACCTCGCGCTCACCCGCGAGCACCCGGCAATCGAAGCCGGCGATACCCGTCGCGAGCAGCGCGCGCTCGTCCGCGAACGCCTCCGGCGCGCGCCGCACCTCGAAGCGCGCCGCCTCACCGGCCCAGCAGAGGTCGCTCGCCACGACGCTCGCGCGCACCCCGCGAAAGGCGCCCGTCGCGAGCAGGTGCGACGCGGTATCGCCGAGCTGGCCGACGAGGAGCGCCACGGGCAGCGCCGGGTACGAGGCGAAGTGCCCCGCGCAGGCCGCTTCGGGCACCGCCGGCACCTCGTAGCTAGCGGTGTCGGTGACGCTGAGGCGCCCCGGTAGCGCGGCGCACATCCGGGCACGCGGCGCCGTCGCGCGCGCCCGGTGCCGGAAAAGGCGCCGAAACGCGTACTCGGTCAAGATGGTGTAGCTCACCTCGAGGCGCGCTAGGGGCTCGTCGCCGACGCTCGCCGTGATGCTCGAGCGGGCGCTGCGTTTGTTGAGGTCCTCTAGCTGCGCGCAAAAGCTCACCGGCGTGCCGTAGGGCGCGGCGCTCGGCAGCGCGTAAAACTCGGCGCGCTGCGCCAAGTAAAACCGCCGGTCGTCGTCCCCCTGCGCGAGCGCCGCGCCGCAGAGGCCGGCGATTGCCGCGTGGCGGCTGATCTCGGCGCTGCTCATCGGGCCGACCTCGCGTCCGAGGGGCAGGTCGGCGGCGGCGGTTGCGTAAAAGCGCCCTTCATGAGCGCGCAGCTTATCGAGGGCGAAGTAGGGGCGCGAGACGCAGATGCGCGTGAGCAGCGCCGTTTCGGAGACGGGCGTGCCGGGCAGAGCGGCAGACGTCGGCGTGGTTTCGACAGGAAGCTGCATGAGTCGGGCCTTTCATCCCGTCGCCCTTCGGGGCGGTCGGGAAACGTCACAAGAGGCAAAGTTCACACCGGGGGTGCGCTGTGCAACGGTTCAAGCATAGAGCGCTCTGCAGCGCGTATTGTGGGTGTCACAGCGCCGCCGGGCCCATGGTGACACACTTCGGGCGCGGCGCTTGTGACCTGCTGCGCGCTTTACCTGCCCGTAAAGGGCGCTTATGCTACACCGGCGAGCGCGACACCGCTCAGCCGTGAGGGCGCCTAGACGATGCTCAAGAACCTTCGCCTCTCCCTACCGCCCGGTGAGGGCGCCCCCGCCCCCAAGGGTTGGCGCCTCGGGCTCCTGCTCGCTTTGCCGGTGCCCGCGTTTGCGCTCCTGATCGGGCTCGCCCTCGAGCACCCGAGCGGCCAAGCGACCCCTTTTGACCTCGCCGTCTACCCCGCGCTCGCGGCGCTCTTGCTGGCGCTCGACGTGCTCCTCTACCTGCGGGTCTGGAGCTTCGAGCGCGTGTTTCGCGTCACCATGGGCGCCGCGAGCGCCTTTTTCATCGGCAAGCTCGTCTACATCCTCTACTTCCTCCCCCCCACGGCCGACTTTTTCCGCGAGCTGAGCGAGTCGTTTTTCTGGGTGCCGGCGATCTACGTGCTCTCGTCGCTCCTCCCGCGCATCCGCGGCGGACGGGCGGTGGCGCTGACCTGCCTGTCGAGCATGGTCGCGATTAGCCTCGTGTATGCAGTCCCCAACCTTTTAGCGGGCGAGAACTACGGCGAAGTCTACGCGCTGTCGCAGCTCGTCTTGGCCAACGTCACCTTCTACGTGCTGACGCAGCTCTTTAGCCTCTACATGGAGCGCTTTATCCGCTCGCAGACGCACGCGCAGACCATGGAGCGGCTCGCCTACACCGACCTCCTCACGGGCCTACCCAACCGCCTGGCGCTCGAAAACGAACTCAAACGCCTCCTCTTCGCCGACGACCCCCTCGAGCCGCACCCGCTACCCGACAAGCTGGCACTCCTCTTTATCGACATCGACGGCTTTAAACTCGTCAACGACACCATGGGCCACGAGGCGGGCGACACGCTCTTGGTGCTCATCGCGCAGCGCCTGCGCACCTATAGCCGCCAGGGCGACCTCTTGGCCCGCATGAGCGGCGACGAGTACGTCCTCGTGCTGCACAACGTGCGCTGCGGCGACGAAGCGGTGCGCGTCGCCGAAGCGCTCAAGCTCGCCCTCGACGAGCCCTTTTTCATCGAAGGGCAGGTCGTGAGCGTGAGCGCGAGCATCGGGGTGAGCGTCTACCCCGAGGACGCGCTCGACCCCGCGGGGCTTTTGCGCCACGCCGACAGCGCCATGTACCACGTCAAACACGCGGGCAAAAACGGCGTCAAGCGCTACCACGCGAGCGTCGACGCCGCTTTGGAGGAGCATAAACGCCTCGAGCGCGACCTGCGCGGCGCGCTCGGGCGGGGGGAGCTGCACCTCTGCTACCAACCGATGTTTCACCTGGGGAGCGGTCAGCTGCTTAAAGCCGAGGCGCTGCTGCGCTGGCGCCACCCGACGCGCGGTTGGATCTCGCCCGCCGAGTTCGTCCCGCTGGCTGAAGCCAACGGCTTTATCCTCACCCTCGGGGAGTGGGTGTTGCAGGCGGCGATGGCGCAGGCGCGAGCGTGGCAGGGCGGCCAGTGGCCGGTGCGGCTCAGCATCAACGTCTCCCCTCTCCAGTTCGCCCAACCCAACTTTAAAGAGACGGTCTTGGCCGCCCTTCGTGACGCCCAGTTCGCACCGCAGCTGCTCGAGCTCGAGCTCACCGAGTCGATCGTCATGCGCAACCCCGAGATCGTGCGGCGCAACCTCCAGGAGCTGCGCAACGAGGGGATCACCGTCGCCATCGACGACTTCGGGACCGGTTACTCGTCGCTGTCGTACCTGCGCGACTTCGACATCAACACCATCAAGATCGACCGCTCGTTTGTCCGCGACCTGAGCACCCCGCGCCACGCGCCGCAGTACGCCCTGGCGCTCGTCGAGGCCATCGTCAAGCTCGCCGGCAGCCTCGACGTCGAGCTCGTCGCCGAGGGCATCGAGAGCCGCGAGCAGTTCGAGCTGGTCCGCTCGCTAGGGTGCGACGTCGGGCAGGGCTACTTTTTCGCCCGCCCCTTGAGCGCCAGCGAGTTTGCGCGCCTGCTCGGGCGCGAGCCGCGTCAGCCCGTCACCTTCGAGCGGGTGCGCGAAGTGCTGAGCTAGGCTCTGGGTGACGTCGTGTCCCGACGCCCGCAGGTCAAGGGCCCTGTCGCGTGTAGCTCGTGGCCCGTGGAGGACGCGTCACCCGCGGTGGCTGAACCCCCAAGAGCGCGCGGGTGACACCCACGCGACCCCCCGGCAGGCGTTGGCGCCGCAGCCAGCACCCTCGCCCGACCCCAAAAACAAAAAAACGTCAGGTCCCCTGGTAACGGTGAAGGAGAACGCGGGGACCTGAGCTGGCTGAAAGCTTTCTAGAGAGTGCGGGGGGAACGTGAAAGCCTTCTAGCGGCACGATAACTGCAGCGCGCTTACAGAACTCTTACACGGCGCTCTTGCAACGACCGCAACGGCTCCCCCCTCAGATGCGCAAGTGCGAGGGGAGCGCGGATGAGCGAACGCACAACCGACACGACAGGGCGGTTGCAAGCAGCCTAGTGGCCTTGGGTCAGCGTCAAAAGCGCGACGCGAGAAGCTCGCGGGCGCGCGCCTGTTCGGCCCTATCCGCGGCGGTCGGGGCGGGCAGCTCGAGGGCCAACTCGAGCTGTCGCCGCGCCGCTTCGGGGTCGCCGAGCGCCAGGAGCGTCTCGCCGTACTCGAGGTGATGGAGCACGGTGGGGTTTATCGCAATGGCGCGCTCAAAAAGGGGCCGGACCTGCTCCGTGCGGCCGCCGAACACCCACGGGACGTTTGTGTGCCACAGTGCGAGCGCGTGCAGGGCGCCGTCGTGGTCCGGGTCGAGCTCGAGCGTCCGGTCGAGCTCGCGCTTAATCAGCGTCGCTAAGTTGAGCGACTCCAACACGCCGCGGTACTGCGCCAGGCGCCCCCACGCGCGCGCGAGCGCGAAGTGGGCTTCGGGGTCGTCGGGGGCGAGCTCGGTCGCGCGCCGCGCGTGCGCTACCGCCTCCTCGTAGAGGGCGACCGCCGCCTCCCCTGCCGTCTCGCGCGCCTGATAGGTGCGGGCGCGCGCGGCGTGGTAGAGGGCCGCCGCGTCCTCGGGGTCGGCTTCGGCGGCGGCGAGGTAGGCCGCGGCCGCCGCCGCGTAGTCGCCTGCGGCGAACAGACGGTCGCCGTCGGCGCTCTGGGCGTGCGCGCTCACGGCGAGAGCGAACAGCAACAAGCTCAACCAGCGGTATCGCGAACGTCTCATCGAGCCTCCTTGGGTGCAACCAGCATGTCACATCCCGGGGGCGCGTGCGAGCGTCTGGCGCGCGCCAAAGTAGTCCGTACCCGTAGCGCTAGGCGGCGAGCAGCGCGGCGAGCTTGGGGAGCGCCTCACCGAGGGGCGCCTCGAGCTTGAGGGCCGCAGCATCGTCGCCCCGCGTCGGGCCGCGGTTGAGGATGTACACCGGCCGCCCCGTCTGCACCGCGCGCACCACGAAGCGGTAGCCCGAAAAGACGGTTAACGACGACCCGACGACGAGCAGCGCCTCGGCGCGCTCTAGCATCGCGTACGCCCGCGCCACCCGCGGCGCCGGGACGTTCTCCCCGAAAAAGACCACGTCGGGTTTGAGCACCCCGCCGCAGTGCGTACAGGCGGGCACCCGCACGCAAGCCCAGAGCGCCTCGGGGATCTCGGCGTCGCCATCGGGGGCACTCGCGGACGCAGCGCGAGCGGCCAGCGCTAGCTCTGGGTTGAGTGCGAGCAGGCGCGTCTGCAGCTGCCGCCGCGACGACACCCTGCGGCACGTGAGACAGCGCACCGCCGCGAGGCTGCCGTGGAGCTCGAGCACCCGCCGGCTCCCCGCCGCTTGGTGCAGACCGTCGACGTTCTGCGTGATCACGCCCATGACGCCGCGCGCCTCGAGGCGCGCGAGGGCGCGGTGCGCCGCGTTGGGCTGCGCCGCGGCGACGCGCGGCCACCCGACCGCCGAACGCGCCCAGTAGCGCTGCCGCGCCCCTTCGGAGGCCACGAACTGCTGATACCGCATCGGATGGCGCGGTTTCGCCAAACGCTCGGGGCTGCGGTAGTCGGGGATGCCCGAGTCGGTGCTGATCCCCGCGCCGCTTAAGACGAGCGTCCGCCGCCCGGCGAGCTGCGCGGCGAGCTCCGGGAGCGCGGCGGTAAGAGCGGGGCCACCGAGGGACGCTGCGGGACGCGCCGCAGACGCGGAAAGGGCGTTGCGGGACATGCTCTACTCTAGAATGGCGCCGCGCGGCGGGCAAGGCGGCGTTATACCCGGGCGCTAGGTTGTAGGTGCTGGGTTGTAGGCGCTCGCGGCAGCGCCAGCCGCACCCAAACCGCCGCACCCGCGACCGCACCTATAGCGGCACCTCACAACGGCACCTAGCGACTGCAGATTGCTCTTGAGCGCAGAGCGAGGTGTACCGTTACCCCCAACGCGCGAGCTCGACACCCCAACCCAAGCGGGCGCTCCTCGCCCCCTTCGCCCCGCTTCATCCCCCACACCGGCTGCTAGAATCGGCTAATATCAGCAAACTTAGCCAGCGATTGGAGCGCACCGTGGCCGTCAAACGCCCTTCGTTAACCGTCGGCATCGAAGAGGAATACCAGATCATCGATCCCGAGACGCGCGAGCTCAAAAGCTACATCACCCAGTTTATGCAGGGTGACCACAGCGTGCTGCGCTACCTAGACCTCAAACCGGAGCTCCACCAGAGCACCGTCGAGGTCGGCACCAAAGCCTGCGCCACCATCCAGGAGGTGCGCGGCGAACTGATCGGTCTGCGCTGCCAAGTCGCCGACTTCGCCAGAAAGCAGGGGGCGTGCATCGCGGCGGCCGGTACCCACCCCTTTTCGACCTGGCAGACCCAGGAGATCACCCCCGACGCCCGCTACCACGGCATCGTCGAGGACATGCAGGACCTCGCGCGGCAGATGCTGATCTTCGGAATGCACGTCCACGTCGCCATCGAGGACCCCGAGCTGGTGATCGACACGATGAACACGCTGCGCTACTTTATGCCGCACGTCCTCGCGCTCTCGACCTCGTCGCCGCTATGGGAGGGGCGCGACACGGGGCTTAAAAGCTACCGCAGCGCGCTCTTTAAACGCTTTCCGCGCACCGGGCTGCCCGTCGAGTTCGGCTCATACGGCGAATACCAGAACTTTATCGACGTACTTGTGAGCACCCGCTGCGTCGCCGACGCCTCGAAGATCTACTGGGACCTGCGCCCGCACCACAAGTACCCGACTCTGGAGTTTCGCATCTGCGACCTCTGCACGAACGTCGACGACGCCCTCTGCTGCGCCGCCATCTTTCAGGCGCTCGTGCTCAAGCACTACATGATGCGCGTCGACAACATCTCGTTCCGACGCTACCCCTTGGCCATGATCGAGGAGAACAAGTGGCGCGCCGTGCGCTACGGTCTCGGT
This window contains:
- a CDS encoding GNAT family N-acetyltransferase, encoding MSQADREGDARYYQAPEPQGAPDAGQVILRDGSTATLRPATPEDFELLCTFLRSISKESYVRRFYAETPIEVAAERMLAPEPRENKLVLFVLAGDAAHPRLLATGEYVRESPDAEVAEVAFLVDDAFHGKGLGTLILERLALVAARHGITRFTAVTMARNRPMISMFGSSGFAVERRLEYGDVEVNFSILPSRESVERMELRERVATVASLYPFFHPRRVAVIGASTSPKSASQRLLKHLRAQPFAGEVTLVNPNLEGAAPSVAALPEPPDLAIIALPPEQVLAAVDACGAAGVRALVVVTTGFAETGAAGRALQEGIAERSRAHGMRLIGPNSLGVINLSVGLNASLAPHPPPAGSVAVSSQSGALGLAILEHAAAAGLGLSSFVSLGNKADVSSNDLLQYWEDDEATKLILLYLASFGNPRRFARLARRVGRKKPILAVKAGRAPLDAATAAEGGLSERAADALFQQTGVIRTETFEELFDVASLLAHQPLPRGPRVGVVTNASGPAALAVDTLRAAGLAPLDPFAPPTDDEANPFDLSAFATPEDYREAVRRALASPFDALLVVFAPLGTSTAAEIGAVLGEEVVRARGAGYAGPVLACFTGAHEPLYAGRERLPSYRFPESAARALARAYAYARWRAEPLGTLPRFDDLDLPTARALCRAKRAQGGGWLDPEEVTTLLRAFNLPLPPGRGATTEDEAVAAAEALGFPVVLKLATNDTGVGDPRAEPKLGLTESAAVRRAFGELRRAVSEGPLRVWVQKMVPEGTGLTVGVQGDPLFGPLVSFGMGGLYSEVLRDRVLRVTPLTDRDAAEMVRSVRSFPLLLGYRGHPASDLRAVEETLLRVSRLVEELPEVAELELNPLRAFSPGQGVVVLSARVRIGQ
- a CDS encoding carboxymuconolactone decarboxylase family protein, encoding MTGADRGDQPGAASVRQRLWGAQRAAIEGALHTLDPDLAALITDVVYETVLARPGLDLKTRELLAVTALIGVGGERELKTHLRGALRCGATVGELKEVIIQAAMFVGFPKALAAMRALRGLEPPPAPDAAEVG
- a CDS encoding putative bifunctional diguanylate cyclase/phosphodiesterase gives rise to the protein MLKNLRLSLPPGEGAPAPKGWRLGLLLALPVPAFALLIGLALEHPSGQATPFDLAVYPALAALLLALDVLLYLRVWSFERVFRVTMGAASAFFIGKLVYILYFLPPTADFFRELSESFFWVPAIYVLSSLLPRIRGGRAVALTCLSSMVAISLVYAVPNLLAGENYGEVYALSQLVLANVTFYVLTQLFSLYMERFIRSQTHAQTMERLAYTDLLTGLPNRLALENELKRLLFADDPLEPHPLPDKLALLFIDIDGFKLVNDTMGHEAGDTLLVLIAQRLRTYSRQGDLLARMSGDEYVLVLHNVRCGDEAVRVAEALKLALDEPFFIEGQVVSVSASIGVSVYPEDALDPAGLLRHADSAMYHVKHAGKNGVKRYHASVDAALEEHKRLERDLRGALGRGELHLCYQPMFHLGSGQLLKAEALLRWRHPTRGWISPAEFVPLAEANGFILTLGEWVLQAAMAQARAWQGGQWPVRLSINVSPLQFAQPNFKETVLAALRDAQFAPQLLELELTESIVMRNPEIVRRNLQELRNEGITVAIDDFGTGYSSLSYLRDFDINTIKIDRSFVRDLSTPRHAPQYALALVEAIVKLAGSLDVELVAEGIESREQFELVRSLGCDVGQGYFFARPLSASEFARLLGREPRQPVTFERVREVLS
- a CDS encoding tetratricopeptide repeat protein — translated: MRRSRYRWLSLLLFALAVSAHAQSADGDRLFAAGDYAAAAAAYLAAAEADPEDAAALYHAARARTYQARETAGEAAVALYEEAVAHARRATELAPDDPEAHFALARAWGRLAQYRGVLESLNLATLIKRELDRTLELDPDHDGALHALALWHTNVPWVFGGRTEQVRPLFERAIAINPTVLHHLEYGETLLALGDPEAARRQLELALELPAPTAADRAEQARARELLASRF
- a CDS encoding NAD-dependent protein deacetylase, whose amino-acid sequence is MSRNALSASAARPAASLGGPALTAALPELAAQLAGRRTLVLSGAGISTDSGIPDYRSPERLAKPRHPMRYQQFVASEGARQRYWARSAVGWPRVAAAQPNAAHRALARLEARGVMGVITQNVDGLHQAAGSRRVLELHGSLAAVRCLTCRRVSSRRQLQTRLLALNPELALAARAASASAPDGDAEIPEALWACVRVPACTHCGGVLKPDVVFFGENVPAPRVARAYAMLERAEALLVVGSSLTVFSGYRFVVRAVQTGRPVYILNRGPTRGDDAAALKLEAPLGEALPKLAALLAA
- a CDS encoding carboxylate-amine ligase, which gives rise to MAVKRPSLTVGIEEEYQIIDPETRELKSYITQFMQGDHSVLRYLDLKPELHQSTVEVGTKACATIQEVRGELIGLRCQVADFARKQGACIAAAGTHPFSTWQTQEITPDARYHGIVEDMQDLARQMLIFGMHVHVAIEDPELVIDTMNTLRYFMPHVLALSTSSPLWEGRDTGLKSYRSALFKRFPRTGLPVEFGSYGEYQNFIDVLVSTRCVADASKIYWDLRPHHKYPTLEFRICDLCTNVDDALCCAAIFQALVLKHYMMRVDNISFRRYPLAMIEENKWRAVRYGLGGKLIDFGRQEELPMDLLLGELLEFVDDALDELGSRKEAEHAYTILKRGSSADRQLEVFGRTQDPKAVVDWLVQETTASCTVQPEGAA